From one Nycticebus coucang isolate mNycCou1 chromosome 14, mNycCou1.pri, whole genome shotgun sequence genomic stretch:
- the LOC128564444 gene encoding olfactory receptor 52B2-like encodes MSAPNHSTVNYDMFVLIGIPGLKELHTWISIPFCLMYLVAVSGNGLLICVVAAERSLHEPMYLFLSMLAFWDLILSTSTVPKALSIFWFDDVDISFGGCVTQLFFMHFAFVVESGILLAMAFDRYVAICYPLRYTTILSHGVISKIGGVVVFRSFATVFPIVFLVKRLPFCRTNIIAHTFCEHMGLAKLACADITINIWYGISVPLLSVMLDMVMIVISYGLILRAVFRLPSHEARMKALSTCGSHVCVILMFYLPGIFTVIAQRFGRKIPKHVHILLANLYVLVPPMMNPVIYGVKTKQIRERVALVFSPKGKCC; translated from the coding sequence TACTGTCAATTATGACATGTTTGTTCTCATCGGCATCCCTGGCCTGAAGGAGCTGCACACGTGGATCTCCATCCCTTTCTGCCTGATGTACCTGGTGGCCGTATCGGGAAACGGTCTGCTGATCTGTGTGGTGGCAGCAGAGCGCAGTCTTCATGAACCCATGTACCTCTTCCTCTCCATGCTGGCTTTTTGGGATCTGATTCTATCCACATCCACGGTACCCAAAGCCCTGAGCATCTTCTGGTTTGATGATGTGGATATCTCTTTTGGAGGCTGTGTCACTCAGCTGTTCTTTATGCATTTTGCCTTTGTAGTGGAGTCAGGCATTCTCTTGGCTATGGCTTttgaccgctatgtggccatctgctACCCACTGAGATACACCACCATTCTTAGCCATGGTGTCATTAGCAAAATAGGGGGTGTTGTGGTGTTTAGGAGTTTTGCAACCGTCTTCCCCATTGTCTTTCTTGTGAAGCGTCTACCCTTCTGCCGGACAAACATCATTGCCCACACCTTCTGCGAACACATGGGACTAGCAAAGCTGGCTTGTGCTGATATCACCATTAATATCTGGTATGGAATCTCTGTGCCTCTACTCAGTGTTATGTTAGATATGGTAATGATAGTCATCTCCTATGGGCTCATTCTTCGAGCAGTCTTCAGGCTGCCATCCCATGAGGCTCGGATGAAAGcactcagcacctgtggttccCACGTTTGTGTCATCCTCATGTTCTACCTTCCAGGGATTTTCACTGTCATTGCTCAGCGCTTTGGCCGAAAAATCCCCAAGCATGTCCACATCCTGCTGGCCAATCTCTATGTACTTGTTCCCCCCATGATGAACCCAGTTATCTATGGAGTAAAAACCAAACAGATTCGTGAAAGAGTAGCACTTGTGTTTTCTCCAAAAGGGAAATGTTGCTGA